Below is a genomic region from Paraburkholderia phenazinium.
AGTATTCCTCGAGTCGAGTCATATTGCACCTAGCTCGCCAAGGCGTTGAGTTGTTCCTGAAAGGAGCGATTGCCGCTGTTTCTGGGCAAGGCTCAGCGCCGAAGACCCACGACTTAAGCAGACTCTTCCTCGACTATCGTCGCCTTTATCCCGAGTTAAGGTTTTCTTTCAAAGTCCCACCCCGCTTCAGCGTCAGCCTAAACTTCGACCTATTTCCGGACGATCAGGAGCGGTTCCATTCGACATTGGATCAGCGCCATAGATATCCCTCGGATCGAAAGGGCAACACGTTTGCCACCAGGGAGGTGTTTGATCCGATAGAGACGTTGAAGGAACTCGAAGAACTTGATCGCGAGTTGAAAGTCTTGGAGTGGGCACGCATTCGACCGCATTTACGTGGCGAACCCGAGATCAAGTAGGAATCGTGTTGCGCGGCCAGCGACTTTGGGTTAACAGGCGAGACGTCGCAGCCATGCGTATCGCAGGGCACAGTGCTGCCGCTGCGGATACGCGGACCGGCACTCTGGTCGTCTCAACACTGGCGTTCCCTGGACGAAAAAATCCCGCAACGCCTTCTCTGGCGGTGATTTTCAGGATTTGAGCGAATTTCAGCGGGAATCGAGATGGTGCGCCCGGCTGGGATCGAATCAGCAACCATTGCCTTCAGAGTTTTACCAGCGCACCACGATCCCCTATAAATCAATGTCTTGCGCAACTTGCAAACTGCAAAACCAAGGCTAAACAAGGTCAATCAAGGCCATCCAAGGCCGCCCCAACTGTATTTTCACTGTACAGACCGTTCGGCAATCAAGACCAGCAACCTGCCCGATCGCATCAAGGTAGCGCTTCACAACGTGTCTTTCGCGCACCCATTCCTGATATCCTTGCGCTATCAACGCACGTTTAACGCAGGCTGGGCCACTTCGATGGGCATCATCTATAAGAATCCGTCTCTCGTGGAAGTGATATGCGAGCTTCATTGGGAACTTACGCCCGTCGCGATTCCGCCTAACATGGGCGTGGACCCGTTCCTAGATGTGATCCGAGCCGACCTGACCCCACGCTTAAATGCGGCAGGATTCGTGAATTCGCAGGAATTGGCGCACCCGCAAGTGCCCCGGCAATTTCTGGCGTGGCAACCGATAGTGCGCTTCGCGCCAGCGCCGGATACATGGCCCAAAATCCAGCTCGGACCAGGCATCTTCACCGTTAACATGGCCGGCCCGAACTACACGGGTTGGCCGGACTTTCAGCCAGCAGTCGATTCAGCCGTCGGAGCACTGATTGAATCGTTCCCCACGCCAGAGAAATTTCTGCGACTCAAATCGTTGCAGCTTAAATATCTCAATGCATTCACTAACAAGCATGACTACCAAACTTACGCACAATTTGCGTCTACATATTTGGGATTGAAATCCGTATTGCCTAGTGCTTTTATTGAACGAATTGGTGTGACGGCGGCTGAAATTTCGACAAACTCGCAAACTAAGCTGCCTATCTCAACGCCAAGTGATTCTTATATAACAGTTCAAGTTTCAGAAGGATTGGTCAATCAAACGCCTGGATGCGTATTGCAGCTCGCAGTCGAGAAGACTTCCAAAACAGAGCCGAAGCAAATAATGCCTTGGTTCCGCGAAGCCAACATTGCTGCGCGCGAAGCATTTCAATCCCTTGCGACACCTCGCCTAATTGAGTTGATGCGCCCTGAGGAGAAGAGATGACTGCGACCACATATAATTCCACGTTTCACCAGACCCGCGCCATCACGTGGCCGTTTTCGTCGTCGACGGATACGACATTAGAAGGATTTCCGGTCATTGAGATAGAGCGACAACCTTCCTCTGCTTACAGTATGCCGATGGGTACTGTGATAGGTGGTTCAATTTTTTCAATGAAAATCGATATTACAAGCTCCGCGACAGGTGCTGAAATAATCGTGGAAACTCGTCCTGCAGACAGAGCGCGCGAGAAACTACTCCTCGAACGACAGATCCTCACTTTCCTCAATCTTGACGGCCTTGAGGACGAGGAAGCGAAGAATCTGCTAACCCAAGCTGTCCCAGAGGCACTCGTGTTCATAGGGGAGCTTCCGCAAGAGATACCGCTACCGAAGGCTACTATCGCTTTCGACGGCATCGTCACGCTGGAATGGCAAGACGGCTTAAAGAGAGCTGCCGCAATGTTCGAAGGTGACGACGATTATGGATACGCATACTTCCGTAACGGAACATACGTTCCTGGAAAGTCCGTTGCGGTCGCAGGAAACGGGATTCCCGAAGACTTGACGAGTTATCTTACTGCCTAATTTTCAAGCGATGGCTGACACTAATACCGAGCATAAGCCGGATGACTCAGAAATTTCGCCCGGGGAGGTTTTCGACGAAGAAGATATCCTCTTAGCAGCGGTGGAGCCAATGAATTGGCAGGATGGCGTATTCAACGGCCAGGCGTTTCAAAAGAAATATCTAAAAGCACGCCAACAATCGGTAGCGAGGCAATGTTATTCGTCGCCCGCGCGGCTGAAATTTTTTGTTTTTGACCAACTTCTTCTTAATAAGCCCGAGCGTAAAGTCAAGGGCACGCAACGCTTCAATAGTCGAGCGCTTAGAGATTTGAAATCGGATGACGGCACGAAACAATTTGTAGTCATCGATGCGCCCCTTGCGGTGAGAAACAAAATCGACTTCGCCCACGCTCACATCGGGTTTACTGATAAAGTCAACCGAGGCGGGAACAGTGCCCAAGCCGCGGCAATCCTAAATCTGCGTGACCTGCTCAAGCGGAGCGGTGGCGTTAAATGGGTATGGTTACAATTTCCGCCGCCACCGCTCATTTATCTGCGTCCGTCCGAGTTTCGACTGGCGCGACACCGGTTGCGCCTTCGGAGAGAAGGCATAGATAAGGAATTTCTGAAAGCAGAGGCAGAACGCCAAAAAGCGGCAGAGGACTCCACAAAGGCGCGTACCTAAGTATTTGCGTTGGCCGGCGTCGAAGTGCGTCTAAACGCATCACTCCTTCGGGCGACGAACCAAGTTGCTAATCGGCGCCGCAAGGCGCTTGTCGCCACGTGGCCCGATGCATTAAAACCACCCAGCCAAGCGATGCCCGCAGGCGCGGAGGGGACTGCAAAAAAGCAGAGCTATTTTTGAGCGATGGTGGCCGGACCCTTCGGACCAACGATACGGTCACGAGCCCTTGAGCGCTACGCCGATCCAGCAACACCGATCACCTTGGTCATCCGACCTCCAGCCAACTTGATGGAGCCAAAGGCCGCAGTGCCTCAAAAACGTCCCCTCCGCTCCCGACGAGGTGACGGGCCGAAATAGGTAGGCTACGGCGCTTCACATTCCGCAGCAGCTGGCGCTTTTTTGGAGAGTTGCAATCCGCGAATGCCGCGACTATCGTGGCCTTGTCTCCTCTCCATATCGCCTGCTGATATGGAATTGCCCGTCCTTGAGGCGGGCGTTTTTTTACAGGCTTTCGTCTGCACCGTCGGGATCCGTTAGAGGGCGCGTGCACAAGTCGCTAACGGTTGTAAGAAAGAGCGCCACGGCCACTGGCTTCTTTAAGCAGAGATCCCAGCCGGGCTGGAGAAAATCCGGTGGTGGCGTGGCTGACTGTCCGAGAATCGGGATATGTGCGAGATCGGGTCGAGCCCGAATCGCGTGGCTTAGGGTCAGCCCGTCCATCAATGGCATTATCCAGTCGGTGACAATGAGGTCGGGCACGTCGTGTTTGAGGCATTCGAGCGCCTCGATGCCATTGCTCGCGCAAGTCACCCTGTATCCTTCGTTGACAAGGATCAGTGACCAGACGGTGAGAAGCTGCGGCTCATCATCCACGAGCAAGATAGAGTACATCTGTGGCCACCGATTGGTCAGTTTTCGTTTTTCGCTGCCGCCACGTTGCGCAAGAAACGGTCCCAAGGAGCGCTCGCCGCCACAGCGTTTGTTTGTCTTCTCGCGAGTACCTTTATGCGAGACGCGTGCAAACATAGGTGCTTACTTTGGGACGCTCGGCACGTGGTAGGGTCGCGAGCGATCAATCGACCAATTCATGCCCTCGCCAGGGGCCCAGGCTCAAGGCAGCATTTTCTCGATGATTGGAAGCAGCATGTCGAGTGAGAGAGGCTTGCGGCAATAGGCGATCACGGGATTGGGCTGTCGCGGTATGTCAACGGCTGCGCTGCAAAGGATTATCGGGATTGACCGCAGGTCCGGATCTGCGAAGAGGGCAGCGCATAGCTCTGGGCCGGACATGACTGGCATCATGCAGTCACTGAGAATGAGGTCCGGCCGGGCCTTGCGGATCAGCTCAAGCGCGACCGCACCGTCGGGCGCTGTCATGACGGCATAGCCGACCTGTTCGAGCAGCAGGCTCCAGATAGTCAGAAGATCGAACTCATCATCCACGACCATGATCGTTTTCATGGCGCGTCAACTGTCGAGCCGGCCAACAATCCCTGCGGCGGCCCCGCGGCCACCGAGCAAACTCGCCGCACCCGGAAAAGCGTCGACAACATCGAGTCCTTTCTCGGTAATGACGAGCTCCCGAAGCGAAGAATCGTGCGCGCTTTCGCGCTGTTTGACCACGGAGATCATTCGATGCAGACCAGTGTCGGTTTCCGCATAGCGCAGCAAAATGAGATTTTCAGTCATGGCCGAGAGACGCATCCCGCGCATAACGGAGGGATCGGAATTGAACGGCACTTCTTCTGTGAGAAGCGTTGTCACCCCTGCGGCGCGTAACTGATGAGTCAATGCGTTGAGGAACAGACCAAACCGGCCAGTGCGCATTGCTGAATCACGAAACCCGTCGATACCGTCAAGCACAAGGCGCGTCGCGCCGGTCTGCTTTACCGTAGCGAGAGCGGTAGCTGCCAGTTCGTCTATTGCCAGTTCAATGGCCGGTTGCCACTGGACGGTCAGCCGCCCGTCGTCGCACGCCGCCTGCAACGGAATTGAAACGGATTCAGCCTTGCCGATGAGCCGTTGCGGCGACTCGTAAAAGCCAAGATAGACGGACTTTTCGCCGCGTTGCGCACCGGCCGATAGAAACTGCAGCCCAAGCAGCGTCTTGCCGATTCCTGATGCGCCCATCAGCGTGGTCGTGGAGCCCTTTATAAACCCTCCGCCGAGCAACTCATCAAGACGTGGAATACCCGATCCGAGGCGCGCCTTGAGATCGGCCGGTCCAGGCTGCTCCGCACATCGTGCTTCCAGCCGTGGAAACATGACATGGCCGCTGTCCGTTATACGAAAAAAATGCTTGCCGAGCATGTGATCGCGAGCACGCATCTTGTGGACTTCAATTTCGCGTGTGCGGCGCATGCCATCGCTGTAACGGTTGAGCTCAATCAGGCCGTCGACGAGCGTATGTTCGGGATGCGGCTCATTACCCGACAAAGGAGCCAGCAGCAACGTCGTACAGTTCATGGCAGCAACCAGCGCGTTCAACTCATGGATGAACTTGGACAGCGAGAGGTCCGTTTCACTGAACTCGCGTGCGCTGCGAAAGCCATCGACGATGAGCAGACCCGGGCGGTACTGGTGGAGGCTCAAGGCAACCTGCTTGAGGAAGCCATCAAGTCCGCCCTGCATAAGCGCGTGATAGCCCGAGACGAAAAACATTTTCTCCGCGACCGCTTTCTCGTCAAAGAAGCTGAGTGCGCTCAAATGCCCGAGGAGTTTGTCGTGCGATTCAGCGATCAAGGTCATATACAGCACCTTCTCGCCCTGGAGGACACGATGGAAGCCGATCTGGCTCGACAGAATTGTCTTGCCCGCGCCAGCCATGCCTTCTATCAGGTACAAAGCGCCGCCGACCAGACCTCCGCCGAGAATGGTATCGAGGCCCGGTACACCCGTTTCGACGTTCGAATGGCGCGACGCTGGAGATGTGTGAGTTGTCATTTTTTGAATCGTCTGCGAAGGTTCAAACAAGGGGCCGCCGCGGAATCAGCAAATCCCCCAATAGAAAGCAAACCGTGTACCTGACTCGCCGCGCCGACAGGAAAGCGCACCCGACAAGGTGCAACGAAATTTTACCTTCTCGGTATCGTTTGTGATGGTCGAAGCATGGAGAGATGGAGCCCGAGTCGTTGGCCCACTGGTGCGTTTTGCGCGCGCAGGTCGAGCATCACGACCGCTTTACATCAAAGCGTGACGGTTGCCTGGACCGACTCAGGGATGGGAAAGGTCGATCAGCTTCAAGGTCGCGGTAACGGTTCGATACGACGCTGGGATTATCGATCGCTTCCGAGCAAGCGGGGACGGCTGGCAAACGCGGATGAATGACGGGCTGTGCGACTGGCTCAAGACGCACCGCGTATGACGCACACCCCACGCCATACGTCAGCGAGTGGGTGTAATTTAGGCGTGGTTCAGGAAAGCAGAAACAGGCAAATTCGCGAGAACCCCTGTCAAAGTTGGTGCGCCCGGCTGGGATCGAACCAGCAACCCCTGCCTTCGGAGGGCAGTACTCTATCCATTGAGCTACGGGCGCATTGACACGAAAAGCGCCGTAAAACCGTGAAACCGGCACCAAATCGAGACCGAGAGGATACCCGGTTTCAGCCGACCCGTCCACCGACCGCCCGGCGCACGCCACGGGCGATCCAGCCCATATCCCCCAGCCCAAACCGCCGATAGGGGTAAACGCCCGCTGAATACCCCCCGCCAGCCCTCGCCGCCGCTGAAACCTTCCGTCTATAATCGCCAGTGGCTATAAAGAATAAGGTCGTTGGCGTCACGCTGTACCGCTCACAATACCCACGGGAGACGAGACAAGCATGAGCGAAGCACCAAATCACGAAGCCCCGATCAAGACACCCGGGCAGCTCATTGCCGCCATCATTGCCGGTTTTGCTATTCCGGTCGTCATCATCGTCCTGCTCGCGATCTACGCGGACAACTGGACGCGCACCGGCGCCGGTACCGACAGTCTCTCCGACGCCGAGGTCAGCGCCCGCATCGCGCCGCTAGCCCAGGTCGACATTCGCGACGCCAACGCGCCGCGCGTCTACAAGACCGGCGAGGAAGTCTACAAGGCGGTCTGCTCGGCCTGTCACGCCACCGGAGCGGCAGGCGCACCGAAGTTCACCAACACCACGGACTGGGCACCGCGCATCGCGCAAGGCTACGACACGCTCGTGCACACCGCCTTGACCGGCACGGGCGCCATGCCCCCCCGCGGCGGCACCAGCCCAGACGACTATAGCGATTTCGAGATTGCCCGCGCCGTCGTCTATATGGCGAACAATTCCGGCGGCAATTTTGCCCAACCGGCGGCCCCGACAGCAGCGCAAGCGGCCTCAGGCGCTGCCGCGGCGGCTGCACCCGCGTCCGGCGCCCCGGCTGACGCCAGCGCAGCAGCGGCGTCCCAGGCAGCGGCCGCGCTTGCCTCGATCGCCAGCGCACCCGCAGCCGCGCCTGGCGGAGACGCGGCGCAAAGCGCGGACGCCTCGCAGGCCGGCAAAGCGCTCTATACGCAGGTTTGCCAGGCGTGTCACGCCGCTGGCGTGCTGAATGCCCCGAAGTTCGGCGACAAAGCGGCATGGGCACCGCGTCTCAAGGACCC
It encodes:
- a CDS encoding TIGR04255 family protein — translated: MQTAKPRLNKVNQGHPRPPQLYFHCTDRSAIKTSNLPDRIKVALHNVSFAHPFLISLRYQRTFNAGWATSMGIIYKNPSLVEVICELHWELTPVAIPPNMGVDPFLDVIRADLTPRLNAAGFVNSQELAHPQVPRQFLAWQPIVRFAPAPDTWPKIQLGPGIFTVNMAGPNYTGWPDFQPAVDSAVGALIESFPTPEKFLRLKSLQLKYLNAFTNKHDYQTYAQFASTYLGLKSVLPSAFIERIGVTAAEISTNSQTKLPISTPSDSYITVQVSEGLVNQTPGCVLQLAVEKTSKTEPKQIMPWFREANIAAREAFQSLATPRLIELMRPEEKR
- a CDS encoding response regulator, with the translated sequence MFARVSHKGTREKTNKRCGGERSLGPFLAQRGGSEKRKLTNRWPQMYSILLVDDEPQLLTVWSLILVNEGYRVTCASNGIEALECLKHDVPDLIVTDWIMPLMDGLTLSHAIRARPDLAHIPILGQSATPPPDFLQPGWDLCLKKPVAVALFLTTVSDLCTRPLTDPDGADESL
- a CDS encoding response regulator → MKTIMVVDDEFDLLTIWSLLLEQVGYAVMTAPDGAVALELIRKARPDLILSDCMMPVMSGPELCAALFADPDLRSIPIILCSAAVDIPRQPNPVIAYCRKPLSLDMLLPIIEKMLP
- a CDS encoding ATPase domain-containing protein; translation: MTTHTSPASRHSNVETGVPGLDTILGGGLVGGALYLIEGMAGAGKTILSSQIGFHRVLQGEKVLYMTLIAESHDKLLGHLSALSFFDEKAVAEKMFFVSGYHALMQGGLDGFLKQVALSLHQYRPGLLIVDGFRSAREFSETDLSLSKFIHELNALVAAMNCTTLLLAPLSGNEPHPEHTLVDGLIELNRYSDGMRRTREIEVHKMRARDHMLGKHFFRITDSGHVMFPRLEARCAEQPGPADLKARLGSGIPRLDELLGGGFIKGSTTTLMGASGIGKTLLGLQFLSAGAQRGEKSVYLGFYESPQRLIGKAESVSIPLQAACDDGRLTVQWQPAIELAIDELAATALATVKQTGATRLVLDGIDGFRDSAMRTGRFGLFLNALTHQLRAAGVTTLLTEEVPFNSDPSVMRGMRLSAMTENLILLRYAETDTGLHRMISVVKQRESAHDSSLRELVITEKGLDVVDAFPGAASLLGGRGAAAGIVGRLDS
- a CDS encoding BrnA antitoxin family protein — translated: MPGPTQGWERSISFKVAVTVRYDAGIIDRFRASGDGWQTRMNDGLCDWLKTHRV
- a CDS encoding c-type cytochrome; this translates as MSEAPNHEAPIKTPGQLIAAIIAGFAIPVVIIVLLAIYADNWTRTGAGTDSLSDAEVSARIAPLAQVDIRDANAPRVYKTGEEVYKAVCSACHATGAAGAPKFTNTTDWAPRIAQGYDTLVHTALTGTGAMPPRGGTSPDDYSDFEIARAVVYMANNSGGNFAQPAAPTAAQAASGAAAAAAPASGAPADASAAAASQAAAALASIASAPAAAPGGDAAQSADASQAGKALYTQVCQACHAAGVLNAPKFGDKAAWAPRLKDPMDTIYNYALHGKGAMPPKGGSNASDADVKAAVDYMVSAAK